In Bactrocera oleae isolate idBacOlea1 chromosome 5, idBacOlea1, whole genome shotgun sequence, a genomic segment contains:
- the sphe gene encoding trypsin beta gives MCSKVNFALLALAFAGIVANCQATTLTERILGGEDVASGQFTFAVSVRLDSAHVCGGSIIGLRQILTAAHCVVDDNSQVVAANRVSVRVGSVNQFAGGKIIYAESIAVEPSYTYINNDLAVIKLSNDVQVGSRISIIPIATSANQAPAVSTAVSVAGWGEQSSGAAPYKLQSVAFSVASEEECTKGFPEHDETTFCLAHNLKEGSCLGDAGNGVVYNNRLVGVASFVVGACGSRYAEVFVNVPHFAEWIQTQL, from the exons atgtgttcaaaagtaaatttCGCGCTACTCGCGCTCGCTTTCGCTGGCATCGTCGCCAATTGTCAAGCCACGACATTGACGGAGCGTATTTTGGGCGGTGAGGATGTTGCATCCGGTCAGTTCACTTTTGCCGTTTCGGTGCGTTTGGATAGTGCGCATGTGTGCGGTGGCAGCATTATTGGTTTGCGACAGATATTAACGGCGGCGCATTGCGTTGTCGACGACAACAGTCAAGT TGTCGCCGCCAATCGTGTTTCTGTGCGCGTCGGCAGCGTCAATCAGTTTGCCGGTGGTAAGATCATCTACGCTGAATCCATTGCCGTAGAGCCTtcgtacacatacataaacaatGATCTCGCTGTAATAAAGTTGAGCAATGATGTTCAAGTGGGCAGCAGGATCTCCATAATTCCCATTGCCACTAGCGCTAATCAAGCGCCAGCAGTTAGCACCGCGGTATCTGTTGCCGGTTGGGGTGAGCAGTCGTCTGGCGCGGCACCATATAAATTGCAATCGGTCGCATTCTCAGTGGCCAGCGAGGAAGAGTGCACCAAAGGTTTCCCCGAGCATGATGAGACCACTTTCTGCTTGGCGCATAATCTTAAGGAGGGCAGTTGTCTGGGCGATGCTGGTAATGGTGTTGTCTACAACAATCGTTTGGTTGGTGTCGCAAGCTTTGTGGTCGGCGCATGCGGTTCACGTTATGCAGAAGTGTTCGTGAATGTCCCACACTTTGCGGAATGGATCCAGACTCAATTGTGA